Within Sphingomonas piscis, the genomic segment TCTTGTCGCCGCTGCCGGCCCTGCGCTGGCCCAGACGGGAGCGAACGATCCGCTGCCACGGGCAGAGCTGGTCGCCAGCCTCGGTGCCCGCTTCAAGCTGATCGACACCAATGGCGACGGTTATTTCGACAAGACCGAATATCTTGCCGCCCGCACCAAGGCCGAGCAGATCGAGCTTGGCCGGATCAAGGAGCTGCTCGCGCGCCAGTTCGCCGAGGTCGACACCAACAAGGACAAGTTCGTCACGGTGGCCGAGATCGACGCCAAGATGAAGAATCCGGCGCGCGCCAAAGAGGGCGTAACGGCGCTCGACAAGAACAAGGACGGTAAGCTGTCCTTGGCCGAATTTGCCGCCCAGGTCGGCAAGGTGGAAGCGACCGCCGATACCGATCAGCAGCTGACTCGCTGGGACACCGACCGCAACAATCAGGTGACCCTGGCCGAATATCAAGGCTCTGCTCTCTCCCAGTTCGACAAGCTCGATGCCAACAAGGATGGCACGTTGACCGAAGCCGAAGCGCGTGCAGGCGCCGCGGCCGCTCCGGCAGGGCGCTAGAGCCGCTCGACAGCGCGGGCGCGGATCAGGATTTCGTCCTGCTCGAACTCCCGTTCGAGCTGCGCCCGCATGTCGCTCCACCAGTCCTTGTCGACGATGTCGGCAACCACTTCGAAGATGACGATCCGGTCCGCCGTGACGCCGCCTTCCTCATCTTCCCACAAACCTTCGGCCGGCGCCCGCGTGAAGGCGGTCAGACCGCCGAATCGATCGACCAATTCCCTGCGAAGCCGGGTGAACAGCTCGCGCGGCTGATCCGACCCATCGTTGCGGGTCAGCGGCAGGAAGATTTCGATCACGTGCATCGCCGGTAGCAACGCGCCCACTGGCGCCGGGCTCCGCATCGGCCTATGCCCGTCCTATCCCCGGGGGAGCGCTACCGGGTCCCACCAAAGCATACTTTGATGGGGTCCTATCGGCGCTTGAGAGGAAGGCACGAGCCTTCGACCCGCTGAACCTGATCCGGCTGACACCGGCGTAGGGAGCGGAAGACGGCTCGCACCGCCATTCGCTCCACTTGGAGACGAGACAATGGCCGACATCCCCGCGCGCACAGAACTTAAAGTCACCACCGGCCCGATCCGCGGCTCCAGGAAGATTCACGTCGGCCCGCTCGGCGTGAAGATGCGGGAGATCCATCTCGAGCCCTCGTCAGGCGAGCCGCCGTTGCGCGTCTACGACCCCTCGGGCCCCTACACCGACCCGGACGCCCGCATCGACATCATGGCCGGCCTCCCCGAACTTCGCCGCGCCTGGATCCGTGACCGCGGCGATGTCGAAGAGGTTCAGCAGCGCGAAGTTCGTCCCGAGGATAACGGGCAGCTCGGCCCCGACCGCAGCGGCGGCGTTCAGCCCTTTCCCAACGTCCGCAAGAAGGTGCTGCGCGCGCGCGCCGGCATGAACGTCAGCCAGATGTACTATGCCCGCCGCGGCATCGTTACGCCAGAGATGGAATATGTCGCCACGCGCGAGAATCTCGGGCGCGAAATGGCGCGCGAATACAAGCGCGACGGACAGGACTGGGGCGCGTCGATCCCCGACTATGTCACTCCCGAGTTTGTCCGCGACGAAATCGCCCGCGGCCGCGCCATCATCCCCAACAACATCAACCACCCAGAATCCGAGCCGATGGCGATCGGCCGCAACTTCCTGGTCAAGATCAACGCCAACATCGGCAACTCGGCGGTCGCATCCGATGTCGCTCAGGAAGTGGACAAGCTCGTCTGGGCGATCCGCTGGGGCGCCGACACCGTCATGGACCTCTCCACCGGCCGCAACATCCACGACACGCGCGAATGGATCATCCGCAATTCGCCCGTCCCGATCGGCACCGTCCCCATCTACCAGGCGCTGGAGAAAGTCGGCGGCATCGCCGAGGACCTGACGTGGGAGATCTTCCGCGACACCCTCATCGAGCAGGCCGAGCAGGGCGTCGACTATTTCACCATTCACGCCGGGGTCCGCCTCCCCTACGTGCCGCTGACCGCCAAACGTGTCACCGGCATCGTCTCGCGCGGCGGTTCGATCATGGCCAAATGGTGCCTCGCCCACCACAAGGAGAGCTTCCTCTACGAGCGGTTCGACGAGATCACCGAGATCATGAAGGCCTACGACATCGCCTACTCACTGGGCGACGGCCTCCGGCCTGGAAGCATCGCCGACGCCAATGACGAAGCCCAGTTCGCCGAGCTCTACACGCTTGGCGAGCTCACCAAGCGCGCCTGGGACCAGGACGTGCAGGTGATGATCGAGGGCCCCGGCCACGTGCCGATGCACAAGATCAAGGAGAATATGGACAAGCAATTGGAAGCGTGCGGCGAGGCGCCCTTCTATACGCTCGGGCCGCTCACCACCGACATTGCGCCGGGCTACGACCATATCACCAGCGGCATCGGCGCCGCGATGATCGGCTGGTACGGCACGGCGATGCTTTGCTACGTCACGCCCAAGGAGCACTTGGGCCTTCCCGACCGCGACGACGTCAAGGTCGGCGTCGTCACTTACAAGCTAGCCGCCCACGCCGCCGACCTCGCCAAGGGCCACCCCGCCGCCAAGCTCCGCGACGACGCCCTGTCCCGCGCCCGCTTCGAGTTCCGCTGGCGCGACCAGTTCAACCTGTCCTTGGACCCGGACACGGCCGAGCAATATCACGACCAGACGCTGCCCGCCGAAGGCGCGAAGACCGCCCACTTTTGCTCCATGTGCGGCCCGAAGTTCTGCAGCATGAAGATCACGCAAGAGGTGCGCGATTTCGCCAAGCTTCAGGAAGTAGGTTTGCTGAACTCCACCGGCGCTCACCCTGAGCCTGTCGAAGGGCGAGCGCTCCCTGTGGACGAGGGCATGGCGGCGATGAGCAAGCGCTACAACGAAGGCGGCAGAGAGCTATACATCGGCGCCGGTGGGCGCGAACATGACTGACAAGGTCAAAGGCCCCGCCTCCTACTTCCCGTCCATCGAGGAGAAGTACGGCCAGCCCATCGCCCACTGGCAGGACCTCATTCGCGCCCGCCAGCCCGCCAAGCACATGGAGCTGGTCGCCTTCCTCAAGGAAGAGCACGGCCTCGGCCACGGCCACGCCAATGCGCTGGTGGCGCATGCCTTGGCTCAGAAGAGCTAAGCCGAATGGCTGATCTTTATCTCAAGCGCCTCGAATCGGAGCGCAGAACGCTCTGGGCCACCTGCCGCCTCAAAGGCCTGCCCAAGGACACGCCCGAGCGAATGCGGATTGCGGAGATCGACCGGCTGATCGCCGAGCATAAGGCCAAGGCATGACCGCGCGTTCCGGCGAGATCGTCACCACGGATGAAGCGCTGCCGCCCGCCATCGGCAACGAAGCCGGTCCGCTGTCGACCCCGCAGACCGCCCGCACCCGCATTAGCATCGCTGACCGCGTCATCCTCGACGCGGAGGTGAAGGCGACGCCGCTCGGCCTCCTTGCCATCGGCGGGCTGGTGACGGCGATCCTTCTATCGGTGCCGCCAATTATCCGCGCCGCGCGCGAACGGGAGCGTTGATCGAGTCTTGTACAAGGCAACGTGCCTCTAAACTATCGAAGGGTGTCCGAGGTAGCCGCTCTCAGCCGACTTCTGATCGTGGAAACCGAGAGAAGCGGAGAGACTGTTAGCCTTGACGACATAGCAACAAGGGCCCGAAGGCCCTTGCCATTACAAGGAAGGATCAAGCTGAGAGTGTTGGGCGCTCCAAGCCAAGCTCGACGGTCATTCCGACAAAGCGCTCGCGTTCGTGAACGGCGCCGGGCCGCCGATGCCGTCGCCGGCACCTGCCCGAAGGTCAGCCATAATCGCCCGGGTAGCGATGGCGCCGCCGATGCTTGCGGCGGTGAACGGCTTGCCATTGGGCGCGATGACGCTCGCCCCTTTCTTCAGGCAACGGTCGGCCAGCAAGATGTCGCCGGTGACCACCACCGTGCCGCCGTCCGCAGCCTCCGCGATCCAGTCGTCGGCCGCGTCGAAGCCGGAGCCGACCACCACCCGCTCGATCAGCGGATGGGCGGGAACGCGCAAATGGCTGTTGCTGACGACCTTCACCGGCACCTCACGGCGCCAGGCGACCTTGTAGATCTCGTCCTTCACTGGACAGGCGTCCGCGTCGACGAGGATCTGCACGGCATTCGGGCCCGCCATGGCGACGTCCCTTTCCGGCGGATCAGTCCTTCGTCAAGCCGCCACCGCCCTTGGTCGACGGGTTGGCCGCGATCGTCTTAACCTTCTCCTTCTTCGGCTTGCGCGCTTCTTTGTTCGATTTCGCCTGACCCTTGGCCATGCCCGTCTCCTTTGATTGCAAACGCCCCAACGCACGAGACGGCAAAGCGGGCCGAGGAGATGGGAAAAGGGCCGCGCCATCCAGCGGCGCGGCCCTTCTCGTCAGCAGCTGCAATTCTTGCAGGTGCACGGGCTGCAGCGGCAACCGCCGCGCGTGTCGAGCTTGGCGGCCTTGACCTGCTGTTCGGTGTGCTGGCTGGTCATGTCATTTCTCCTTCTGATGACCCTGCCCGTAAGTGGGCCTCACCCCTTTAGCTTCCGTACCATGGTACGGGGTCAAGCAGAAAAATGCTGTCCTACAACGCGGGGTTTGTGCCTTACCCTGTTCGATGAGCTACCAGCGAACCAAGCCCCTCCTCGCCACCCCGCCCCGCAGCGATGGCTGGACCGCCAAGCGTCATCTGCGCTTCCTCACTGTTCTCCTCCACACCGGCAATGTCCGGCTTGCGGCCGAGTGCGTCGGGATGACCCGCGAAAGCGCCTATCGCCTCCGCAGCCGCGATCCCCACGGCTTGTTCGCCCACATCTGGAAAAAGGCGATCGCGCTCCCCGCCTGGCCGCCCGAAAGCGGCGAAGTTGACAAAGGTCACACTCGCATCACCCTCGACAGGCTCGCTACGGAGGGGAGTGGCGACCCGCGGATCTTCGTCACCACGTCAACTTCGTGACTTTCGGCCAAGCCGCCGGAGCCGAAGACGACCGGAGGTCACCTCGCGGCTTGATTCCTCGACGGCGCCGCCCTTTCTCGATCTGGTCTTTTGCCTTACTCCGCCCATCAGCCGCGTTGAACGGAGACCCGAATGAGCGACGAGAAGGTCAAAGGTCCCGCCTCCTACTTCCCCTCCATCGAGAAGAAGTACGGCCGCCCCATCGCCGAGTGGAAAGCCCTGCTCCGCGCCCGCCCGCCGGCGAAGCATATAGAGCATGTGGCCTGGCTGAAGAGCGAACATGCGATGGGCCACGGCCACGCCAACGCCCTCGTCGCCCACACGCTGGCCGAGGACAAGGGCTGAACCATGAGCCCATCGGCGGAAATCGACGCGATCATCGCCAAGTTGAGCGACTGGCGTGGAGCTGCCCTGCAGCGGCTGCGACATCTAATCCGCGACGCCGACCCGGCAATCACCGAGGAGATCAAGTGGCGCAAGCCCTCCAACCCGGACGGAGTCCCGACGTGGAGCCGCGACGGCATCATCTGCACGGGAGAGGCCTACAAGGATAAGGTCAAGCTGACCTTTGCCGCCGGGGCGTCGCTGCCCGATCCCGCAGGCGTCTTCAACGCCAGCCTCGACGCCGGGACACGACGCGCGCTCGACATTCGCGAAGGGGACCAAGTGGACGCCGAGGCATTCAGCGCCATCGTCCGTGCCGCCGTCGCGTTCAACCAGACCAGAATGGCCGGTAAGTGAAGCACTTCATTCTCTTCTACACGCTCAGCGCCGACTATCTCGAACGGCGCGCTGAGTTCCGGACCGAGCATCTTCGCCTCGCCTGGGAAGCACAGGAGCGCGGCGACATCGTGCTCGCGGGCGCGCTGAGCGATCCTGCCGACACCGCGGTCCTTCTGTTCAAGGGCGAAGACGGCCGCGCCGCCGAAGCCTTCGCGCGAAGTGATCCTTACGTGACCAACGGCTTGGTCGAGCGATGGGAGGTGCGGCCGTGGACCACCGTGATCGGCGATCTCGCTGCAACGCCCGTCCGGCCCTGACACATTCCCGTTACGGAACGCGCATTTAAGCCTTTCGAAACCATGGCGTTTGTGCTTCGTTACCGGTTCATGCTTGGAGAGCGTGCCCTTCTCTGCTTGCCCCTCGTCGCGCTGATCGGTGCGGCGCCGGCGCAGCCGACTCTCGACCCGCTGCGCTTCTTTGAAGGGCGCACGGTGTCGCAAAGCACCGTCAAGATCATGCTGAAGAAGCCCTATTCGGCGCGCAGCATCGGTCAGGGGCGGATCGAATCGGACGGCAGCCTGACCCTTGTCCAGCAGGTGCTCGACGAAGGTCAGCCGGCGAAGCAGCGCCGCTGGCGCGTCCGCCGAGCCGACGCCGACAGCTTCACCGCGGTGATGACGGAAGCTGTCGGGCCGGTTGCGATCGATCGGGTGGGTCCGGCCTACCGCTTCCGCTTCAAGATGAAGGATGGCCTCAACGTCGAGCAGTGGATGAAGCCGCTGCCCGGCCTGAAGGCCGCGGAGATGAGCGCCAAGATCAAGAAGATGGGCGTCACCGTCGCCAAGTCCGAAGGCACGATCCGAAAGATCGGCTAAGCGGCGCTCAGGCGCACCGCCCCGCCGCTTTGGCGACAGCAATCGGCACTGCCGGATCACGGACCTCGCTGCCGATGCGAAGGAGGTCGGCCCCGTTCAGCCTTCCGGGCGTGACGTCGCCGCTGCGATAGGCGCGGGCCGCGGCTGCGAGCTGGCGAAGCTGGCCGATCGACAGATCTCGCTCCAGCGAGCCGCCGACACACTGGGCACGCGACGGGTCGAGCCCGGCCTTGGTGAGTTCCGCCGCGATCCGGTCCGACGTGTTGACGCAGGCGGCGAGCGTCAGCGTTGCGGTGAGGAGGAACAGGAATTTTTTCACGAGGGACGCAACGCACCAAGCGCCTTCAGGCCGCATCGAACTTGTGGTCGTTGCTGACCCACAGTGCCAGCCAGATCAGCACCGGCTGCAACAGCATTCGGGGGATGTGGTATCCCCAGCCGAGCCGCGGGTGTGCCGATCCTATGTCGATCAGCATGTGGTTGATGTTCGCTGGGAAGACGCAGACGGCATAAATCGCCAACCCGATCCCGCCGGCGCGCCGAAGTGCTGCGGACCAGGGCTGAAGCAACGCAACGCCACCGGCCGCTTCGGCAATGCCGGTGAGGGTGATCACCAGCGGCTTTGCCGGCACCCAGTTCGGCGTGATCGCGATCAGTGCCTCGGGAAAGAGGAAGTGCAGAATTCCGACGGCGATGTACCCGCCGCCGAGCAGCCAGCGCAGTCCAGTCCGAAGTGTAGACGGGCTTACGGCCGCACCTCGCCTTCCTCGCCGCCATCCCACCAGTGAACGCGGCCAGCGTGGACCTTGATAAGCGTCAGGCGAGGCGTATCGACGCCCTGTTCGAACCAGCGGTCGAGATCGCTCGTCCAATGCTCAGCGAAGCTTGTCTTGTCGCGAATCAGCTCGGCCTCGCCCTCCACGGCGATGAAGATTCCGGGTTGGCCGAGAAGGCTCGCCTTGCCCTGGAACGCCAGCGCAACGTGGCGGTCGGCGTCGATCTCCCGCACCTTGTCGGTGTCGCCGTCGCTGAAGAAGTAGCTGTCGCCAGTGTAGGTGACTTCGCGGTTATTCGACATCGGCCGCGCCGACATACCGCCGTCTTCTCGGCGGGTGGTCAGCATGCAAAAGTCGATGTCGCGCATCGCCCCGCTGATGTCGTCGAGTGTCTTGTCGGCCATGGTCTTGGTCTCCTCATCTCCTCAACGAAGCGGGCGGCACCGGGTCGCAGTCCTGACCAAACGGCGGTACTTCGAAACGTCTTTTCAGCGCTTCCTCACGCCGTGCTCATGCCGCTCACCGGTCGACACGATAGTGCCTGCTCGACGAGAAGGAGGCAGATCTCATGACGATGGCGAACGGCGAGATGAACATTCGGTGGGTGCGCTGGGCCGGGTGGAGTGGCGCGGCGGGGCTGATTGCGGCGCCCCTCGTTGCGATGAAGGTAGCACCGCAGTCGGGCGTGGATTGGTCGGCCGGCGATTTCCTGTTCGCCGCTGCGCTGCTCGGCGTGATCGGGCTGATGCTCGAGCTTGCGGTCCGCCGTGCCCACGATTGGGCCTACCCTTTCGGCGCGCTGATCGGCATCGGCACCGGCGCACTGATGATCCTCAGCAATCTTGCGGTCGGCTACATCGGCGACGGCAGTGCGCCGATCAATCTGGTGCTGCTCGCGATCCCGGTTGTCGCGCTGGTTGCGTCGATATGCGTTGGTGGCAAGGCGGGGCGCTTGGCCGTGATTATGGCGCTCGCCGCTTTGGCGCACGCGATTGCCGGTGCGATCGGCTACCGGCAGGACACGCGTACCGGACTTATCACCCTGGTGTTCGTTGCTCTGTGGTCGAGCGCCGCAGCGCTGTTTCGTAAGTCCGGGCGCTAGCGCTTCGCCGGCATCTGGCCCCGCCAGATCCAACGCAGCACATCCGGGAGGATCTGGCCACCGTGATCATCGCTGTGACCGCCCGTGCCCCAGACGTAGCGGACGTCGTAGCGCGGCCCCTTGTCGCCTTGTTTGTCGGCATTGGTGTTCGCCCATTGGAGCGCCTTCACCATCTGCTGGTTGGCCAGGAACCAGTTGCCATGTTCGTTGTCGAGGTCGGCGCTGCCGTCCTGAAGGAAGATGCGAATGGGGCGGATCGGGCTCTTGCGGATCATTCCCGGGTAGAGATCGCCGCCGGGAACCAGAGGGGTGGTCGCAGTCGCCGCGCGATAGCCGATCGACGTGTAGCTGCCGATGAAGCTGATGACGTTGCCGAACGCCTGCGGACGGTGCCAGGCGGCGGTGAAGGCGGCGATGGCACCGCTGCTGGTGCCGCCGATAACCCGGCGCCTTGGATCGCTGCTGAACCGCCAGCGCTTGGCAACCTCCGGCATCAGCTCGTCGGTGAGCATCCGCACATAGTCGTCGTCTAGGTCATCATATTCCTCAACCCGGTGGTCCGGGTTGCTCATGCCCAGATTGTCGGGATAGCGCTGGCTGAGGTTGCCGGGCGTGACGAACAAGCCCAGCGTCGGTGGAATCTCCTTCTTGGAAATCAGGTTATCGAGCGCATTCTGCACCCGCAGCGAGCCGTCCGGATTGGTGGCGCGCTGTCCGTCCTGAAAGACGAGGAGGTTCGGAGGCCGTGCCGGACTGTAGCCAGCGGGGACGTAGACCCAGTAACGGCGAACCGTGCCGGGAAAAATCCTGCTGTGGAACTCGAACGGGCCTTTAAGGGTGCCATGCCGGACGGACGGGTCGGCGCGAGATGCGGCGGTGAGCGGATAAACCGTCTGCCCTGCCGCACTCGTGGCGGCGCAGCACAGCAGGCCGCCAATCATGATGGTTCGCATTCCCGCTTCCTTCCCGCTTCAGCCTAGCCGGGCATAAGCGCCAGGCAAGCGGCGGAAAAGAAAAGGGCGCCTGCGGCACGCAGACGCCCTCATCGGGTCGATGCCCGACTGATTACATCGCGTTGCCGGACGTGTTCATGTCGGTCATGTTGGTTTCGGCCGTCATGTTTCCGCTGGAATCCATCGTGCCGTTGACGTCCATGGCATTCATGTCGGCGGTCATGTTCATGTCGCCCATGTTCATGTCGGACGTGCCCATGTTCATGTCCATGGTCGACAGGTTGGCGTCAGCCGCCGTATTTTCCTCGGTGTTGCCGCCGCAAGCTGCGAGAACGGCACAGCCAAGGCCAATGGCGACGAATTTCATAATCTTCATTTGTATTCCCCTGACGTGGTGATTGTGCAAGCGCCCACCGACGATTGAACGTCGCGATTGTTCCTACAGTTTGGCGCATCGTGGCAAGCCACTGGCCCAAAAACCGTAGCGCAGGTCAGTGCGCCCCGCCTAAGCGCGGCGCGATGAACCGCGTCACCTCCCTCTTCTCTTATGGTACGCTGCAGCAGCCGGACGTGCAGCTCGGCACCTACGGACGCCGTTTGGAGGGTAGGGCCGATGTGCTGGTCGGCTTCCGGCTCGAGCCAATCACAATTCACGATCCCGACGTCGTGGAACTGTCGGGGATGGAGGTTCACACCATTGCCGTCCCAAGCGCGGGCGATCACGACCGGATCAGCGGTGTGGTGTTCGACCTTACGCCCGATGAAATTGCGGCCACGGACGATTATGAAGGGGGCAATTACCGGCGGGTGGAGGTGCAGCTGCTGAGCGGACGACGCGCCTTTGTCTATATCGCGCCCTGACGCCCCGCTCAGCTTCGCTTCAGGGCTCGCACTGCAGCAAGCGTCATGTCGACATGCTTGCTCCAGTCGCCTTCCGAATGGACCATGGCGATCCGGCCGTTGGGCGCGATGACGTAGGATGTGCGGTTGGTCAGGCCGGAATTGCCCATCGCGACATCATATTTGCCGATCACGTCCTTCGTCGCGGTCGCGACCGGGAAGGCGTTGCGGCACGCCTCGGCACTGAACTTCTTGAGGGTGGGGAGGTCGTCCGCCGACATGCCAACCACCTGGGCACCGGCCTTGCGGAACTGGGGCATTGCGTCGGAGAAGGCCTTCGCTTCCAGCGTGCAGCCCTGGGTGAATGCCTTGGGGAAAAAATAAAGAACTAGTGGTCCCTTGCGGAGCTGCTCGGTCAGGTGGAGGCGGAAGTCCTTGCCGCCGCGAGCGCCGGTGACAAAGAAGTCGGGGGCGACTGCGCCCTGCTTCAAGGCCGCGGACGCGGGCAGCGCGGCAACGGCAGCAACGATCAGTCCGGCAATTAGCTTGCGCATGGTGAGATTCCCTTAAGGTCGGGGCGCAGGATAGTGAGGCTGTCGCCACGTGCAACCGTGGAGGGCATCTGGACGCCTTCGCGGCGCATACCCACTTAGGCGGGATCAGAAAGCAAGGGAGAGGTTGATGGCGAATGGTCCGATGACGTGTCCGGTGGACGGCGCGACACTGGTGATGAGCGAGCGGTCCGGGATCGAGATCGATTATTGCCCCACCTGCCGCGGCGTTTGGTTGGACCGCGGCGAGCTCGACAAGATCATTGAGCGAAATGCAGCCTCACAGGCCGCAGCGCAGCCGTCTCCAGCGCCGCAAGCTCCGCCCGCGCCCACCCCGCCGCAGGGTCCTTGGGGTGCTCCTCAGCCTGGCTATCACCAAGGCTATGGTCACAAGCCGCACAAGCGGCGGAAGTCGTTCCTAGAGGAATTATTCGACTAGGGTGCAGTGCGTCGGTCACCGGCTGGACGCCAACCAGCCGGTCAGGACATAGAGGATCGGCACCACGGGGAACGTTGCGAAGGCGAGCACGACGAGGCCGAGGCGGATCAGCAGCGGATCGACATTGGTCAAATCGGCAAGACCCGCGGCCACGCCCATGATCTTTCCGTCGCGCTTGTTGAGAAGAAAACGGCTGGTCATTTCGAAAGCTCCGATAGAGGTGGGTTAGGCAACCGGCAGCGGGCCGACGGCGGTGCTGAGAAACAGCATGGCGGTGACGAACGCGGCGGCGAACGCGGTGGCGTGCTGGCGGCTGGCGGTGAAGATGGCAGTCATTGATCATTCCCTTTTTCTGGTTCGTGGCCCTTGAGTGGGTCCACGCCACCATTAATGCAGGGAGCGTGCCAAACTGAAAAACTCGTTTGTTTTCAGTAGGCGGTGACTGGGTCATCGTTGAAGTTGGCGCAATTCACACCGCCGTTTGGGAAATATCGCCAACCCGCTTTCCCAAGAAGCGCAGCGACGAGGCAATCCAGCGCAGCACTGGATTGCCTCGCTCCCTTGCTATGACAAACGTCGGCTACCCGTTGACGACAGTGCCGCCGTTTGGGTGCAGCACCTGGCCGGTCATGTAGCTTGAGTCCTCGCAGGCGAGGAACAGAAAGCTGGGCGCGACCTCGTTCGGCTGCCCCGGGCGGCCCATGGGCGCATTCTTGCCGAACTCGGGCACTTTCTCCGGCGGTTGCCCGCCTGACGGGTTGAGCGGCGTCCAGATCGGACCCGGCGCGACGCCATTGACGCGGATGCCGTCCTTCAACAGCGATTGGCTAAGCGAGCGGGTAAAGGCGGTAATGGCACCTTTGGTCGAGCTATAGTCGAGCAGGATTTCCTCCCCCTGATAGGAGGTGATCGAGGTGCAGTTCACGATGGCGGAGCCGCGCTTCAGATGCTGGCGCGCCGCCTGCGTCAGGTAAAACATCGAAAAGATGTTGGTCTGAAAGGTGCGCTTCAGCTGTTCTTCGCTGATGTCGCGGATGTCCTTGGCCCAATGCTGCTCGCCGGCATTGTTGACGAGGATATCTAGACCGCCCAGCTCGGCAACCGTACGGTCCACCACCAGCTGGCAAAAGTCCTTGTCGCCGAGATCGCCGGCAATGGTGATCGCCTTGCGGCCCTCGCCTTCGACGATCTGCTTCGTCTTCTCTGCATCGTCATGCTCGCACAGGTAGACGATTGCGACATCAGCGCCTTCGCGGGCGTAGAGTGCCGCGACCGCTCGGCCTATTCCGCTGTCCGATCCGGTGATGATCGCCACCTTACCTTCGAGCCGGCCGGATCCAGGATAGCGGGGCTGCCATTCGGGTTTGGGATCGAGCTGGCTCTCGTGACCAGGCTCATTGTCCTGGTGCACCATGGGTTCAATGACGTCCGACATGCCTATCTCCTCTTTGCCGATGTGAACGGCGGGAGTGTCGGAGCGTTCCTGTGGTTGGTCGATTCCGGGCGGCGGTTAACCGCGGCGAGCGGACGCCAGAATCACGCGCGGAGCCTCGCGCTTGGGCGTGGTTGCGGAGGCGCCGAGCGGCGCGCTCACTTCGCGGCACTCAGCCATCAGTTCAGGGAAGTCGAGGTCGGTGCTACGGGCCAGCGCCGCATCAACGTTCGCGACGCATTCTGCCTTCGTGGCGTAGTGCGTCGGCTCCGTCGCGACCGGCGTGCAGGCGCCGCTGCCGTCGGCGCAGCCTAGGATTGCGATGATGAAATAGCCTGCGCCCATGGCACTGAATTCCCGCGATTAACTTGAATCAACAACCCAGAAATTATGCCGTTGTTCCAAACGGTTCGTCGCATTGTTTGTGCTGCAGCGCACCACTTCCTACATGAGTGCGGCCCATGACCTCCGCCGCCGCCGATCCCGTCAAACCCAACGCCAGCGTGCGTACCTTGTTGCGCTTCCTGCCGATGCTCTGGCCGGCGGGTCAGCGCGAGCTGAAAGCCCGCGTCATTGCCGCCGTTGTGCTGGTGCTTGCAGGCAAGGGCGCAGTGCTGGTGATGCCCTTCGCCTACAAGGCGGTGGTCGACCGCATGACGGGCGGCGGTGCGGTGTTCGGCATCGTTGCCATGCTGGTGCTTGCCTACACGCTGGCGCGGTTCGCGGGCGTGCTGTCGGACAATCTGCGCAACGCCTTGTTCGAAAAGGTCGGTCAGAGGGCGGCGCTGACGCTGGCGGGCCAAGTGTTCCGCCATGTGCATGACCTGTCGTTGCGCTT encodes:
- a CDS encoding alpha/beta hydrolase, whose translation is MRTIMIGGLLCCAATSAAGQTVYPLTAASRADPSVRHGTLKGPFEFHSRIFPGTVRRYWVYVPAGYSPARPPNLLVFQDGQRATNPDGSLRVQNALDNLISKKEIPPTLGLFVTPGNLSQRYPDNLGMSNPDHRVEEYDDLDDDYVRMLTDELMPEVAKRWRFSSDPRRRVIGGTSSGAIAAFTAAWHRPQAFGNVISFIGSYTSIGYRAATATTPLVPGGDLYPGMIRKSPIRPIRIFLQDGSADLDNEHGNWFLANQQMVKALQWANTNADKQGDKGPRYDVRYVWGTGGHSDDHGGQILPDVLRWIWRGQMPAKR
- a CDS encoding zf-TFIIB domain-containing protein, translating into MANGPMTCPVDGATLVMSERSGIEIDYCPTCRGVWLDRGELDKIIERNAASQAAAQPSPAPQAPPAPTPPQGPWGAPQPGYHQGYGHKPHKRRKSFLEELFD
- a CDS encoding PspC domain-containing protein — encoded protein: MTSRFLLNKRDGKIMGVAAGLADLTNVDPLLIRLGLVVLAFATFPVVPILYVLTGWLASSR
- a CDS encoding peroxiredoxin, which encodes MRKLIAGLIVAAVAALPASAALKQGAVAPDFFVTGARGGKDFRLHLTEQLRKGPLVLYFFPKAFTQGCTLEAKAFSDAMPQFRKAGAQVVGMSADDLPTLKKFSAEACRNAFPVATATKDVIGKYDVAMGNSGLTNRTSYVIAPNGRIAMVHSEGDWSKHVDMTLAAVRALKRS
- a CDS encoding gamma-glutamylcyclotransferase family protein; translated protein: MNRVTSLFSYGTLQQPDVQLGTYGRRLEGRADVLVGFRLEPITIHDPDVVELSGMEVHTIAVPSAGDHDRISGVVFDLTPDEIAATDDYEGGNYRRVEVQLLSGRRAFVYIAP
- a CDS encoding SDR family oxidoreductase, with translation MSDVIEPMVHQDNEPGHESQLDPKPEWQPRYPGSGRLEGKVAIITGSDSGIGRAVAALYAREGADVAIVYLCEHDDAEKTKQIVEGEGRKAITIAGDLGDKDFCQLVVDRTVAELGGLDILVNNAGEQHWAKDIRDISEEQLKRTFQTNIFSMFYLTQAARQHLKRGSAIVNCTSITSYQGEEILLDYSSTKGAITAFTRSLSQSLLKDGIRVNGVAPGPIWTPLNPSGGQPPEKVPEFGKNAPMGRPGQPNEVAPSFLFLACEDSSYMTGQVLHPNGGTVVNG